In Elephas maximus indicus isolate mEleMax1 chromosome 4, mEleMax1 primary haplotype, whole genome shotgun sequence, a genomic segment contains:
- the KCNJ4 gene encoding inward rectifier potassium channel 4 gives MHGHSRNGQAHVPRRKRRNRFVKKNGQCNVYFANLSNKSQRYMADIFTTCVDTRWRYMLMIFSAAFLVSWLFFGLLFWCIAFFHGDLEVSPAVPAAGAPAGSGGAAPVAPKPCIMHVNGFLGAFLFSVETQTTIGYGFRCVTEECPLAVIAVVVQSIVGCVIDSFMIGTIMAKMARPKKRAQTLLFSHHAVISVRDGKLCLMWRVGNLRKSHIVEAHVRAQLIKPYMTQEGEYLPLDQRDLNVGYDIGLDRIFLVSPIIIVHEIDEDSPLYGMGKEELESEDFEIVVILEGMVEATAMTTQARSSYLASEILWGHRFEPVVFEEKSHYKVDYSRFHKTYEVAGTPCCSARELQESKITVLPAPPPPPSAFCYENELALMSQEEEEMEEEAAAAAAVAAGLGLEAASKEEAGIIRMLEFGSHLDLERMQATLPLDNISYRRESAI, from the coding sequence ATGCACGGGCACAGCCGCAACGGGCAGGCCCACGTGCCCCGGCGGAAACGCCGCAACCGCTTCGTCAAGAAGAACGGCCAATGCAACGTCTACTTCGCCAACCTGAGCAACAAGTCGCAGCGCTACATGGCAGACATCTTCACCACCTGTGTGGACACGCGTTGGCGCTACATGCTCATGATCTTCTCCGCGGCCTTCCTcgtctcctggctcttcttcggCCTCCTCTTCTGGTGTATTGCCTTCTTCCACGGTGACCTGGAGGTCAGCCCGGCGGTGCCCGCAGCAGGAGCCCCGGCGGGCAGCGGCGGGGCGGCCCCCGTGGCCCCCAAGCCTTGCATCATGCACGTGAACGGCTTTCTGGGCGCCTTCCTGTTCTCGGTGGAGACGCAGACGACCATCGGCTATGGGTTCCGGTGCGTGACGGAGGAGTGCCCGCTGGCCGTCATCGCCGTGGTGGTCCAGTCCATAGTGGGCTGCGTCATCGACTCCTTCATGATCGGCACCATCATGGCTAAGATGGCTCGCCCCAAGAAGCGGGCACAGACACTGCTGTTCAGCCACCACGCGGTCATCTCAGTGCGAGACGGCAAGCTCTGCCTGATGTGGCGCGTGGGCAACCTGCGCAAGAGCCACATCGTGGAGGCCCATGTGCGGGCCCAGCTCATCAAGCCCTACATGACCCAGGAGGGCGAGTATCTGCCCCTGGACCAGCGGGACCTCAACGTGGGCTACGACATCGGCCTGGACCGCATCTTCCTGGTGTCACCCATCATCATTGTCCACGAGATCGACGAAGACAGCCCACTCTATGGCATGGGCAAGGAGGAGCTGGAGTCAGAGGACTTCGAGATTGTGGTCATTCTGGAGGGCATGGTGGAGGCCACCGCCATGACCACCCAGGCCCGCAGCTCCTACCTGGCCAGCGAGATCCTGTGGGGCCACCGCTTCGAACCCGTGGTCTTCGAGGAGAAGAGCCACTACAAAGTGGACTACTCACGCTTCCACAAGACCTACGAGGTGGCCGGCACCCCCTGCTGCTCCGCCCGGGAGCTGCAGGAGAGCAAGATCACCGTGCTGCCCGCCCCGCCGCCCCCGCCCAGTGCCTTCTGCTATGAGAATGAGCTGGCCCTCATGAGccaggaggaagaggaaatggaggaGGAGGCTGCAGCCGCTGCTGCTGTGGCCGCGGGCCTGGGCCTGGAGGCGGCCTCCAAGGAGGAGGCGGGCATCATCCGGATGCTGGAGTTTGGCAGTCACCTGGATCTGGAGCGTATGCAAGCCACGCTCCCGCTGGACAACATCTCCTACCGCAGGGAGTCCGCCATTTGA